The following is a genomic window from Oryzomonas sagensis.
ACCCATGTGGAGGAGAACGACGCCAAGACGGCCGGCGAGGTCGTTACCATTGCCAGCCGGCTCGATGGCTGGCTGGTCACCCGGCCGGTGATCGAGGGGGACCATGTGCGCAAAGGACAGGTGCTGGGGGAACTGGACACGCGCGACGCCAAGCTGCGGCTGGCCACGCTGGAAAACAACCTGGCGGCCCACGACGCCCAGATCCGCGAGATCGCGATCCAGCGCGACACCACAGAGAAGACGACCACGGCGGGGATCGCCGACGCCCGGGCCCAAGTGACTGCCGCCAGGGAGGCCGTGGCGATGATCGCACCCCAGACGGACTTGGCCCGTGCCGATTTTGCCCGTTCCGATGCGCTGGTGGGCCAGGGAGCCGTTTCCCGCGAGAACTGGGACCACGCGCACAGCACCAAGCTCCAGAACGAGGCGTCATTGCGCCAGGCCCGGTCGCAACTCACCGCCCGGCAGGCGACCTTGGCGCAAACGGTCGCCCAGCGCGGCCAGGTGGCCATGCTGGGGCAGCAGATCGAGGTGCTGCGCCGCGAGCGGGCGGCCCTTGCCAGCCAGGTGGCGCAGGTGCGCCAGGAGATCGCCGACCGCACCCTGCGCGCACCCTGCGACGGCATCGTGGACAGGACCTTCATCCATGCGGGCGACTACGTGCAGGCCGGGCAGTGGCTGATGATGCTCCATGACCCGAACGACATCTGGGTGGAAGCCAACGTCAAGGAGACCGCGGTCGGCAAAGTCCGCGTCGGTCAAGCGGTAAGCGTGGCGGTGGACGCCTATCCGAACCTCGGGCTGCACGGGCGGGTGATACGCGTCGGCAACGCCGCCACCAACCAGTTCGCCCTGTTGCCCAGCCCCAACCCATCCGGCAACTTCACCAAGATCACCCAACGGGTGCCGGTCCGCATCGCCATCGACAAGCCCAAACAGCCGCTGCAACCCGGCCTCATGGTCGAGGTTTCCATCGATGTCGCCCATTGAGGCCTATGCCGAGCGCTTCGGCGCCCGGTATAAATGGCTCGCAACCGGCACCGTCATGCTCGGCACCATCGTCACCACCGCCGCCTCTACCATGGTCAATGTGGCGCTGCCGGACATCATGGGCGCTTTCGGCCTGGGGCAGGATCAGGTCCAGTGGCTCTCCACCGGCTTCCTGGCGGCGATGACGGCCACCATGCTGCTGACCGCCTGGGCGCTTGGCCGCTTCGGCTATCGCATGGCGTTCCTCGGCGCACTGGCGGTGTTCGTCGCCGGAACCTTGGCCGGGGCGGTCAGCACCACCAGCAACGAAATCATCCTGGCGCGGGTGCTCCAAGGCATGGCCTCCGGGCTGATCCAGCCGGTGGCGATGGTGGTGCTGTCGGAGGTCTTCCCCCGCGACCAGCGTGGCCGGGCCATGTCCATCTATACCCTGGGCGTGGTGTTGGCGCCGGCGCTCGGCCCGACCGTGGCCGGCTATCTGGTGGATGAATACAGTTGGCGCGACGTGTTCCTGGCGGTCATACCGGTGTGTCTGGCCGCCATGGCGGCGACCGCGCTGTTCCTGCCCGGCCGCGACACCCGGCAGGAGGCGGCTTCCCACCGCTTCGACGGGATCGGCTTTCTCTTCCTGTGCATTTTTCTGGTCTGCCTGCTGAGCGCGCTCTCCAACGGGCAGCGCGAGGGGTGGAGCTCGGACCTGATCCTGGCCCTGTCCCTGGCGGCCCTCGCTGCCGGCGTTGCCTTCATCGCCTGGGAGCTGACGTACCTGCGGCCGCTGCTGAATCTGCGCGTCTTCGTCAATGGCCGGTTCGCGGCAAGTTGCCTGGTTGCCTTTGCCCTGGGGGTGGGCATCTACGGTTCCACCTATATCGTGCCCATGTTCGTGCAGCTCGTGCAGGGGTACACCCCCACCCGCTCCGGCCT
Proteins encoded in this region:
- a CDS encoding HlyD family secretion protein, encoding MLFLALLACGVWLHNRLTHVEENDAKTAGEVVTIASRLDGWLVTRPVIEGDHVRKGQVLGELDTRDAKLRLATLENNLAAHDAQIREIAIQRDTTEKTTTAGIADARAQVTAAREAVAMIAPQTDLARADFARSDALVGQGAVSRENWDHAHSTKLQNEASLRQARSQLTARQATLAQTVAQRGQVAMLGQQIEVLRRERAALASQVAQVRQEIADRTLRAPCDGIVDRTFIHAGDYVQAGQWLMMLHDPNDIWVEANVKETAVGKVRVGQAVSVAVDAYPNLGLHGRVIRVGNAATNQFALLPSPNPSGNFTKITQRVPVRIAIDKPKQPLQPGLMVEVSIDVAH
- a CDS encoding DHA2 family efflux MFS transporter permease subunit, which codes for MSPIEAYAERFGARYKWLATGTVMLGTIVTTAASTMVNVALPDIMGAFGLGQDQVQWLSTGFLAAMTATMLLTAWALGRFGYRMAFLGALAVFVAGTLAGAVSTTSNEIILARVLQGMASGLIQPVAMVVLSEVFPRDQRGRAMSIYTLGVVLAPALGPTVAGYLVDEYSWRDVFLAVIPVCLAAMAATALFLPGRDTRQEAASHRFDGIGFLFLCIFLVCLLSALSNGQREGWSSDLILALSLAALAAGVAFIAWELTYLRPLLNLRVFVNGRFAASCLVAFALGVGIYGSTYIVPMFVQLVQGYTPTRSGLLLMPAGFALALTAPVAGHLADRMPPWGPVMAGLALFGLSNWLCAGADVDASFRLFAWWIILGRIGLGLITPSLNAGALRALPHELLAQGSGALNFIRQLGGAMGVNLLSVLIDRRTTFHGDALAQAMTPASAAASNAVQQLGLMLTHWGNPFGSRLPSGAPPAAMNYLERILVPKAQWLAYQDGFHVVAVMFFAALLPALLMRRRAR